The genome window TTATCATTTTTTTTACAGCGTATTTTTCGGGTATACCTGTTTTTCAAGATTATTATGCTTTTTTCATCAGTTGTGCGTGGTTTGTCATTGCAGTTAATTTAGGTTTCTATGAAGTCTATCGCTACACCAAAGTGACTACAATTTTGAATTGTACTTTAAAGCAGGCGGCTATTTATACTGTTTGCTGTTTTGCGATAGCTTATTTTTATCACGACAGCTACAGCTTGAATGCGATATTGCTTTTTACATCAGTATCGATAATAGTCATACTTGGTTGTAAATTGTTTATTTATTTCTTCCTTCGTAAATTCAGAATTCTATTTGGCAGAAATTCCAGAAGGGTAGTTCTCGTAGGAAAGCAAAGCAGCGTAAAGCCTTTGAAACGTTTTTTCGAAGAAAATCCAGATTATGGATACAAACTGATTGAAGTGTTTGATTTGAATCAAAATAAGGATGATGATTATTTCAGTCTGATTTTTTCTTCTATTTTGAACAATGATATTGACGAAATTTACTGTTCTATGCACGATTTGTCCAGTAAACAGGTTGAAGAATGTATTTTATTTGCTGACAATAATTTAAAAACACTCAAATTTATTCCAAGTAAAAAACAGTTATTGTCTTTAAATACTGTTTTTGAGTATTATGATTATATTCCGGTAATTTCACAACGGAAAATTTCTCTTGACGATACCCTGCACAAGATAATCAAGCGTGCTTTTGATATAATTTTTTCATTAGTAATTATAATCGGCATATTGTCTTGGTTAATCCCTATTTTGGGAATTATAATAAAACTAGATTCAAAAGGGCCGCTGTTTTTTGCACAAAAAAGAAATGGTTTGAATAATAAGGAGTTCAATTGTTTCAAGTTTAGATCAATGGCGATAAATAAATTGGCAGATGTTGAGCAGGCTTCTAAAAACGACAACAGAATTACCAAAGTAGGTAAATTTATCCGCAAAACAAGTATCGATGAATTACCGCAGTTTTTTAATGTTTTATTTGGAAATATGTCGGTAGTGGGTCCAAGACCGCATATGGTAAAACATACCAATATGTATGCAGAGCGAATAGATAAATTTATGGTACGCCATTTAATAAAACCAGGCATAACAGGTCTGGCTCAAACCAAGGGATTTCGAGGAGAAATTGAAACTGACAAAGATATTATCAATAGGGTACGATATGATATTTTTTATATCGAAAAATGGACGCTATTGTTAGATTTTAAAATCATTTTTTACACAGTTTATAATGCTTTAAAAGGAGATAAAAAAGCGTATTAAAATGGAAATTCCTTTAGTATCTATAATCACACCCTCTTTTAACTCTGAAAAATTCATTGCCGACACTATTCAATCGGTGCGGCATCAAACCTATCAAAATTGGGAAATGATTATTGTTGATGATTGTTCCAATGATAATACCGTTTCTATTATCGAACATTTTGCCTCTAATGATGAGAGAATACGTTTTTTCCAGCTGGATAAAAATTCAGGAGCTGGAATTGCCAGAGAAACTGCTTTATCAAAAGCCAAAGGAAAGTATATCGCTTTTTTGGATGCGGATGATTTATGGAAGCCATTAAAACTGGAAAAACAGCTTCAATTTCTGGAAGATAATAAAACACCTTTTACATTCTCTTTTTATGACTGTATAAATGAAGAGGGAAACCCGTTAAAAAAAAGGGTAGAAGCGCCAAGGAACCTTTCATACCGCCAATTGTTTTTCTGCAATTATGTTGGAAATCTTACAGGAATTTATGATGTAAATTATTTTGGAAAAATAGCTATTTCAACTACACGAAAACGTCAGGACTGGATGGTCTGGCTTACCATTTTGAAAAAAGTTAGGATGGCAAAACCAGTTCCTGAGAGTCTTGCTTTTTATCGCATTCGGGACAATTCGCTTTCGGCTTCGAAAGTGGATTTATTGAAACATAATTTTGCAGTTTACAGAAATTTTCACGGTTTTAATTTTGTAAGTTCGCTGTTTATTATGATTGGTTTTTTATTTACCCAATTGATAATAAAACCGTTTTACGTAAAGAAAATTTAGAATTATTTCTTGTATCCAATTTTTGTTCTAGGCTGTTCATTTTCTTTTTTATCAGCTAGTTCATCGAGATAGGAGAAAACCAATTCGATATTCTTATCATGGTTTTCCAGCTTTTTCTGAATTTGAAGGATGTCAATTTTAATTTCTGTGGTGTCCAAAAGCATTTGTCTTACTTTGGTAAATATTCTCATGATTTGAATATTCGTTTGAATGGCTTTGTCGCTATTGAGAATACTGGATAACATAAGAATTCCATGTTCAGTGAATACCATAGGAGCATATCGTAAACCCATCTTATCAGAATTGGAGGTCGCAATTTGCGACCTCCAATTTGTAAATTCTTCTTTTGTAAGTTCAAACATGAAATCATCAGGAAAACGCGAAATATTACGTTTAACTTGTTCTTTTAATCTTTTAGTTTCAATCCCATAAAGTAAAGCTAAATCACGATCAAGCATCACTTTTTGATTGCGGATAAAGTAAATTTTGTTAGAAATTAATTCTTCTGAAAGCAGTATTTCGTTTACCATATATTATTTCTTTAAGGTCGCAATATGCGACCACCAATTTTAAATTAAAAAAGATAAATATATGATTTTATTTACATTATAAAAAAGAAGTAAACTGTTTCAATTTGCCGCGATTGCTTCTTTCTAGAGTTGTTTTTCTGTTAAAAGTAAAAAGTAAATTGGGTTCAAGATAAAGTGAAACAGCTTTGTTAATCTTTTCGATTTGTTCCTCATTCAGTTCTGAATCACTCACATATTCCACTTCAAATGCGTTTATCTTCATTTGTTTGATGACAAATTCTTTTACGTTTCCATCGTCTTCGATGATGCTTTTGGTTACATAATAAAAGGTCAATCCAGGTGACTTTTTACCACTTGGCAAAATGGCCACATCATTGGTTCTGCCGATTAATTGTTTGAGGATTGGTTTCTTTAGTGTGCTTTTTTCATCCAAAATTCCAATGTCACCAAGATCGTATCGAATGAAAGGATGTGCTTTATTGAAGAGTGAAGTAATCACAATCCGTCCAGAAGTTCCGTTGGGAACTGCCTGATTATTTTCATCCAAAATTTCCACAAACAGTGTTTCGGAATTGACCTGCCATTCGCCGTCTGGATTTTGAAAAGCAATTAAGTCTAATTCTGAAGCGCCGTATTCATTGACAATAGGAATACCAAATTGTTTTTCCAACAGCAGTTTGTCTTCTTCAAAAAGCATTTCCGAAGTGACCATACATACTTTCAAAGTCGGACAGATTTCCTTTAGAATGATATTTTTTTTCTGTAAAAATTTAGCAAATAAAACTATCGATGAGGTATATCCGTTGATATAGTCGAATTTTTTGGTTTTAAAATCTTTCAGAAAACTTTCTAAAACTTCGTCTGACAAATTGAATATGGAAAACCGATACCGATGACTCAAAAAATCCTTAAAGCGTTCTTTTTTGTTTCCGATAAAATCCAGAGGAATACCATAAAATCGGGCTTGATAGGAAGAATTAAAATCGATTCCGAACCAGCCAAAACGATAAATGTTGGAAGCCCAAGTCAAGGCATGGCAAAATTTATTTTTGGCAAACACAAAAGGATGCCCGCTGGAACCAGATGTTTTGTTGAGGTAAACCGATTTTTCATTGTAACCCAAAGAAAGCCTTTCTGCTAAAGGTTTCTGCAGGTTTGTTTTGTTCAAAATAGGTAAATCAGACCAGTTTTTAAACGAATCTGTCTGCGCTAATGCTGCATAAAACGGATTATTCTTTAAATGAAAATTGACAATTTCTGCTTTTTTCTGTTCAATAAAATGTTCGAAATTTTCTTCTGGAATGGCAATAATTCTCTGCAGTTCAGCTTTGGCTTCCTTCATTGGGAAACCATTTATTTTTAGAGTCAGGTTGAATATTTTTAGCATCTGCAGGAATAAATTTCTTCAAAAATAATATTTAGCCGTCACTATTGAGGATTAAACGGCAACTTTTTGGGATATAATTATTTTTTACGTTCAAAACGGATTATTTTTGCACCACAACTTTTATAAAACTACACCATGAATATTTTACTATTAGGATCAGGAGGAAGAGAACATGCTTTTGCATGGAAAATGATTCAAAGTCCGCTTTGTGACACCCTTTTTGTAGCACCGGGAAATGCCGGTACTGCTCAAATTGCCAAAAACATAGACATCAGCGCCACTGATTTCGAAGCTATAAAAGCATTGGTTATCAAAGAAAATGTAGAAATGGTTGTTGTAGGGCCGGAAGATCCTTTGGTAAAAGGGATTTATGACTTTTTCCTAAATGATGCGGATTTAAAAAATATCCCAGTAATTGGTCCTTCAAAAATTGGAGCAACATTAGAAGGAAGTAAAGAGTTTGCTAAAGAATTTTTGATGAAACATAGAATTCCAACAGCAGCTTATGATAGTTTTACAGCTGAAACGGTTGAAAAAGGATGTAAATTTCTAGAAACATTACAGCCTCCTTATGTTTTGAAAGCTGATGGTTTAGCAGCTGGAAAAGGAGTTTTGATTATTCAGGATTTAGCGGAAGCGCAATCAGAATTAAGAAACATGTTAGTAGGCCAAAAATTTGGCGCTGCAAGTGCTAAAGTAGTAATCGAAGAATTTCTTGACGGAATCGAATTAAGCTGTTTTGTTTTGACAGATGGGAAAAGCTATAAAATTCTTCCAACGGCCAAAGATTACAAACGAATTGGCGAAGGTGACACGGGTTTGAATACAGGCGGAATGGGAGCTGTTTCTCCAGTTCCTTATGTTGATGCTGTTTTGATGGAAAAAATTGAAACCCGTATTGTAAAACCAACTATCGAAGGTTTTCAAAAGGATGGAATCGCATACAAAGGTTTCGTATTTATTGGACTGATCAATGTTAATAATGAACCAATTGTCATCGAATATAACGTAAGAATGGGAGATCCGGAAACGGAAGTAGTTGTTCCAAGATTAAAATCGGATTTAGTAGAATTGTTTTTGGCTGTTGCCAATGAAAAACTGGACGAGTTCAATCTTGAAGTGGATGAAAGAAGCGCAACTACCGTTATGATAGTATCGGGAGGTTACCCTGAGGATTTTGAGAAAAGAAAAGTGATTTCAGGTTTAGAATCAGTTACCGATTCTATCGTTTTTCATGCGGGAACCAAATTAGACAATGGAAACGTGGTGACGAATGGCGGAAGGGTAATGGCAATTACTTCTTATGGAGATAATTTTCAGGAAGCCCTGAATAAATCATACCAAAATGTAAATAAACTGCATTTTGAAAAAATGAATTTCAGAAAAGATATAGGTTTCGATTTAATCTAAAATAAAAAACACGAATTAAACAATATTAAAAGTTCAATTCGTGTTTTAATTTTTATTTGGATTGGAGATTATTTTTCGTCACCCAAAAAAGAATGTGCTGTAGTATCTTGATATTCTTCTCCGTTTTCTTTTTGTAATTTCAATTGTTTAATCCAATAAACGATAGCAACTGCACAAATAATCATAAAGATCCAGTTGATAGTATTGGCACCAAACCAAGTTTTAAGTTCTAATGAACGCAAAAAGTCTAAGGGAGCGAATAAAATATTTACGAATAAGTATTGAATTCCTTCAAAAAATGATGTCATAATATATCTCTTTAATTTTTTTATTATTTTTTTTGTTTTGGAATTTTGAACGTTAAAAAAAAGAATTCATCAGAATCTTTTTTAATCTTGCCTAATTCCTTTTTAAACAAGTATTATATTTACAGTCACAAAAGTATAAAATATCCTTATGATAACAAGTGTTTTTAGAAAATCTACACCATTTAATTTTTCTTTGGTTGTTATTTTAATGCTGGTTTTCTTTTTTCTATATCAAATTCAAGATGTAACTTGGACTAATTCTGTTATTCTTATTCTTCAAAAAACCGGTTTATTTCTGATTTTATTTGCAACCGTTTTTCTTACTAGTTTTATATCCAAAAAGAATGGACTGAGCAGGGACAGTACTTACACGGCTTTTTTTGCTTTTTTATACTTGATTTTTTTTCCAGATTTATTCAACAATCCCAATTTAATTCTGTCCAATTTTTTTGTTCTCTTGGCCATTCGAAGGCTTATTTCTCTGCAGACGCTGAAAGAATCAAAAGAGAAGCTTTTTGATGCTTCATTGTGGATTTTTATTGCAGCTTTATTTCAATTTTGGAGTATTTTATATATCCTTTTGGTATTTATATCGGTCATATTTCATGTTTCCAGTGATTATAGAAATTGGGTTATTCCATTTATAGCTCTTTTTGCTGTGTCTATTTTATTTGCTGCCTGCTCTTTAATTTTTGATATAAACAGCATTGCATTTTTAAAAGAGAGCAGCCAAATAGATTTTGACATTGATTATTTCACTAATAATTATCAAAACGCCTCTTTTTCTATATACATTACTGTGGCATTATTTTTTATAATTTCGACTTTTTCCACCTTATCGAGCAGACCTTTGGTGCTGCTTTCATCTTATAAAAAAGTTATTGCATCATTCTTTATCGGAATTTTAGTTTTTGTTCTATCTGCCAATAAAAGCAATGAAACACTGGTTTTTACATTTGCACCATTGGCGATTCTGTCAACATCTCATATCGAAATATCGCAGCCTAAACTGAAAGAAGAAATTGTGTTATTTGTGCTTTTGGCGTGCAGTTTATTTGCATTTTTCTCCCAGTTATAATTTGGTTCCATAAGAGAGATCCCCGGCATCACCCAATCCAGGGACAATATAGCTTTTATCATTAAGTTTTTCATCGAGTGAAGCAATCCAAAGATGGCATACATCTGGTAAATTTTGTTTTAGATAAGCAACGCCTTCAGGAGCGGCAATAATTACAGCAATATGGATTTCTTTGGGAGTGCCCCGTTCGGTTAATTTATTAAAAACGGCAGCAATAGATTGTCCGGTAGCAAGCATAGGGTCTACCAGCAAAATATTTTTTCCGTTAAAATCGGCAACTGCCTGATAATCTAAATGAATTTCAAAAAAATCATCATTATTGGGATGATGTCTGTAGGCCGAAATAAAACCATTTTCTGCATTGTCAAAGTAGTTTAAAAAACCTTGGTGTAAAGCTAATCCTGCCCTCAGGATAGAACATACAACCAGCTGATCAGCAATTTCGGTAGTTTTTTTAATGCCAAGAGGGGTTGTAGTTTCGACATCTTTGTATTGAAAAGACTGACTCATTTCGTAAGCCATAATTTCGCCGATACGCTCTATGTTTCTGCGAAAACGCATACTGTCTTTTTGAATATCAACATTACGGATTTGACTTAAAAAATGATTCAGCACGCTATTTTTCTCCGATAAATAATGAATTTCCATGGAATTGTGATTAGAAATTTAATTTGTGTCGTTTTTTTATACTATCAAAAGTATAAAAAGTATCTTTGTGTTTCTAAAATCATAAAGATATGTTTTCAAAATTAGCTTATTCAGTATTTGAGCAAAGTATAAAAGATTATCATGTATTTGATAATGTTGACCAGCCTATAAACAATCCTTTTCCAAAAGATAAATTCGAACATTTATTGTACCTAAAAAATTGGATTGACACTGTTCAATGGCATTATGAAGATATTATTCGTGATCCGAATATTGATCCAGTTGCTGCTTTGACATTAAAGAGAAAAATTGATGCTTCGAACCAGGAACGTACTGATATGGTAGAATATATCGACAGTTATTTTCTTCAAAAATACAGCCAGATAGTTGTTAAAAATGGTGCAAAAATTAACTCCGAAAGTCCAGCTTGGGCATTTGACAGATTGTCTATTTTGGCTTTGAAAATTTATCACATGAATGAGGAAGCTACACGTGCCGAAGCTTCACAGGATCACAGAGATAAATGTCAGGCAAAATTGAATATCCTTTTGGAACAAAGAAGCGATTTGTCGACGGCAATCGAAGAATTATTGACAGACATCGAAAACGGAGATAAATTCATGAAAGTGTACAAACAAATGAAAATGTACAATGACGATGAATTGAACCCTGTTTTGTATCAAAATAAGAAGTAAGTAAAATTTATTTGAACCATTAAGGAATTAAGAGAATTAAGCAACACTTAATAAACTTAATCTCTTAATGGTTTTTTTATATCAATAGTTAATTGCAAAAAAAAATCCAACATATCGCAGTCATGAGACTCTCTGCAATGGGTGATGTTGCGATGACCGTTCCTGTTTTGCGTGCTTTTGCGAATCAGTATCCGGAAATAAAAATCACGGTAATTTCGAGGCCTTTTTTCAAACCTTTTTTTGACGGAATTCCAAATCTTTCTTTTTTTGCTTTTGATGAAAAACAAAGACATAAAGGTTTCTTTGGACTGCTTCGGTTATTTCAGGATTTGAAAAACTTGCAGATTGACGCTTTTGCCGATCTGCATAATGTTTTGCGTTCCAAAGTCGTTCGTACGCTTTTTGCCTTGAGCGGAAAAAAAATCGCTTCAGTTGACAAAGGCAGAGAAGAAAAAAAAGCCCTTACCCGTGCCGAAAACAAAATCTTCAAACCACTCACAACGATGTTTGAAAGACACGAAAAAGTCTTTGACGAACTTGGTTTTCCAGTAGATTTATCAAATCCGGAGTTTCCAAAAAAATCAATTTTAGACGAAGAAGTGATCGGTATAATTGGAGAAAATAACCAAAAACTTATCGGAATTGCTCCTTTTGCACAATACGATTCCAAAGTATATCCTCAAGATTTAATGCAGGAAGTTATCAATCTGATGGCAGAAAATAAGAGTCAAAAAATCCTTCTTTTTGGAGGAGGAAAAAAAGAAATCGAAATTTTAAATCAGCTAAGTTTAGGCAAAGAGAATGTCATCAATATGGCTGGAAAAATTAAGTTTCCTCAGGAATTACAGCTCATCAGTAATCTGGATGTAATGCTTTCTATGGATTCTGGAAATGCTCATATTGCGGCGATGCTGGGTGTAAAGGTGATTACGCTTTGGGGCGCAACTCATCCGTATGCCGGTTTTTCACCTTTTAATCAGCCACTGGAAAATGCTTTGGTTTCGGATAGAAATTTGTTTCCAAAAATACCAACTTCTGTATATGGGAATAAAATTACTGAAGGCTATGAAGATGCTATGCGAACAATTTCTGCAGACTCTATTATTAAGCAATGTAAAAATATATTGTATTCATAATTTAAAGGCTTGTATTAACCCAATCCTTATTTCTTTTTCCGATGGGATAATTATCAAATTATTAACAATTATCCTATCGAATATTAATAAACAAAATACTACTTTAGTTTCAAAAAATATTAGCTTATAAAAATTGTTGTCCAA of Flavobacterium marginilacus contains these proteins:
- a CDS encoding exopolysaccharide biosynthesis polyprenyl glycosylphosphotransferase; this translates as MKTTTGIYSGYIRPFSRLIDLIIIIFFTAYFSGIPVFQDYYAFFISCAWFVIAVNLGFYEVYRYTKVTTILNCTLKQAAIYTVCCFAIAYFYHDSYSLNAILLFTSVSIIVILGCKLFIYFFLRKFRILFGRNSRRVVLVGKQSSVKPLKRFFEENPDYGYKLIEVFDLNQNKDDDYFSLIFSSILNNDIDEIYCSMHDLSSKQVEECILFADNNLKTLKFIPSKKQLLSLNTVFEYYDYIPVISQRKISLDDTLHKIIKRAFDIIFSLVIIIGILSWLIPILGIIIKLDSKGPLFFAQKRNGLNNKEFNCFKFRSMAINKLADVEQASKNDNRITKVGKFIRKTSIDELPQFFNVLFGNMSVVGPRPHMVKHTNMYAERIDKFMVRHLIKPGITGLAQTKGFRGEIETDKDIINRVRYDIFYIEKWTLLLDFKIIFYTVYNALKGDKKAY
- a CDS encoding glycosyltransferase family 2 protein yields the protein MEIPLVSIITPSFNSEKFIADTIQSVRHQTYQNWEMIIVDDCSNDNTVSIIEHFASNDERIRFFQLDKNSGAGIARETALSKAKGKYIAFLDADDLWKPLKLEKQLQFLEDNKTPFTFSFYDCINEEGNPLKKRVEAPRNLSYRQLFFCNYVGNLTGIYDVNYFGKIAISTTRKRQDWMVWLTILKKVRMAKPVPESLAFYRIRDNSLSASKVDLLKHNFAVYRNFHGFNFVSSLFIMIGFLFTQLIIKPFYVKKI
- a CDS encoding ORF6N domain-containing protein — translated: MVNEILLSEELISNKIYFIRNQKVMLDRDLALLYGIETKRLKEQVKRNISRFPDDFMFELTKEEFTNWRSQIATSNSDKMGLRYAPMVFTEHGILMLSSILNSDKAIQTNIQIMRIFTKVRQMLLDTTEIKIDILQIQKKLENHDKNIELVFSYLDELADKKENEQPRTKIGYKK
- a CDS encoding phenylacetate--CoA ligase family protein, which codes for MLKIFNLTLKINGFPMKEAKAELQRIIAIPEENFEHFIEQKKAEIVNFHLKNNPFYAALAQTDSFKNWSDLPILNKTNLQKPLAERLSLGYNEKSVYLNKTSGSSGHPFVFAKNKFCHALTWASNIYRFGWFGIDFNSSYQARFYGIPLDFIGNKKERFKDFLSHRYRFSIFNLSDEVLESFLKDFKTKKFDYINGYTSSIVLFAKFLQKKNIILKEICPTLKVCMVTSEMLFEEDKLLLEKQFGIPIVNEYGASELDLIAFQNPDGEWQVNSETLFVEILDENNQAVPNGTSGRIVITSLFNKAHPFIRYDLGDIGILDEKSTLKKPILKQLIGRTNDVAILPSGKKSPGLTFYYVTKSIIEDDGNVKEFVIKQMKINAFEVEYVSDSELNEEQIEKINKAVSLYLEPNLLFTFNRKTTLERSNRGKLKQFTSFL
- the purD gene encoding phosphoribosylamine--glycine ligase, which translates into the protein MNILLLGSGGREHAFAWKMIQSPLCDTLFVAPGNAGTAQIAKNIDISATDFEAIKALVIKENVEMVVVGPEDPLVKGIYDFFLNDADLKNIPVIGPSKIGATLEGSKEFAKEFLMKHRIPTAAYDSFTAETVEKGCKFLETLQPPYVLKADGLAAGKGVLIIQDLAEAQSELRNMLVGQKFGAASAKVVIEEFLDGIELSCFVLTDGKSYKILPTAKDYKRIGEGDTGLNTGGMGAVSPVPYVDAVLMEKIETRIVKPTIEGFQKDGIAYKGFVFIGLINVNNEPIVIEYNVRMGDPETEVVVPRLKSDLVELFLAVANEKLDEFNLEVDERSATTVMIVSGGYPEDFEKRKVISGLESVTDSIVFHAGTKLDNGNVVTNGGRVMAITSYGDNFQEALNKSYQNVNKLHFEKMNFRKDIGFDLI
- a CDS encoding DUF6341 family protein — translated: MTSFFEGIQYLFVNILFAPLDFLRSLELKTWFGANTINWIFMIICAVAIVYWIKQLKLQKENGEEYQDTTAHSFLGDEK
- a CDS encoding DUF6427 family protein, with translation MITSVFRKSTPFNFSLVVILMLVFFFLYQIQDVTWTNSVILILQKTGLFLILFATVFLTSFISKKNGLSRDSTYTAFFAFLYLIFFPDLFNNPNLILSNFFVLLAIRRLISLQTLKESKEKLFDASLWIFIAALFQFWSILYILLVFISVIFHVSSDYRNWVIPFIALFAVSILFAACSLIFDINSIAFLKESSQIDFDIDYFTNNYQNASFSIYITVALFFIISTFSTLSSRPLVLLSSYKKVIASFFIGILVFVLSANKSNETLVFTFAPLAILSTSHIEISQPKLKEEIVLFVLLACSLFAFFSQL
- the upp gene encoding uracil phosphoribosyltransferase → MEIHYLSEKNSVLNHFLSQIRNVDIQKDSMRFRRNIERIGEIMAYEMSQSFQYKDVETTTPLGIKKTTEIADQLVVCSILRAGLALHQGFLNYFDNAENGFISAYRHHPNNDDFFEIHLDYQAVADFNGKNILLVDPMLATGQSIAAVFNKLTERGTPKEIHIAVIIAAPEGVAYLKQNLPDVCHLWIASLDEKLNDKSYIVPGLGDAGDLSYGTKL
- a CDS encoding DUF4254 domain-containing protein — encoded protein: MFSKLAYSVFEQSIKDYHVFDNVDQPINNPFPKDKFEHLLYLKNWIDTVQWHYEDIIRDPNIDPVAALTLKRKIDASNQERTDMVEYIDSYFLQKYSQIVVKNGAKINSESPAWAFDRLSILALKIYHMNEEATRAEASQDHRDKCQAKLNILLEQRSDLSTAIEELLTDIENGDKFMKVYKQMKMYNDDELNPVLYQNKK
- a CDS encoding glycosyltransferase family 9 protein, whose product is MRLSAMGDVAMTVPVLRAFANQYPEIKITVISRPFFKPFFDGIPNLSFFAFDEKQRHKGFFGLLRLFQDLKNLQIDAFADLHNVLRSKVVRTLFALSGKKIASVDKGREEKKALTRAENKIFKPLTTMFERHEKVFDELGFPVDLSNPEFPKKSILDEEVIGIIGENNQKLIGIAPFAQYDSKVYPQDLMQEVINLMAENKSQKILLFGGGKKEIEILNQLSLGKENVINMAGKIKFPQELQLISNLDVMLSMDSGNAHIAAMLGVKVITLWGATHPYAGFSPFNQPLENALVSDRNLFPKIPTSVYGNKITEGYEDAMRTISADSIIKQCKNILYS